One Thermoleophilaceae bacterium DNA window includes the following coding sequences:
- a CDS encoding YbaB/EbfC family nucleoid-associated protein, with product MPKQPNINQMMRQVQQMQDEMAKAQEALKTEVVEASAGGGMVTVRITGALEIKEIRIDPDAVDPEDVEMLQDMVLAATNEAIRSAQELAESRLGGAMGGLGGPGGLDLGGLGLPGF from the coding sequence ATGCCCAAGCAGCCCAACATCAACCAGATGATGCGCCAGGTCCAGCAGATGCAGGACGAGATGGCGAAGGCGCAGGAGGCGCTCAAGACCGAGGTGGTTGAGGCGAGCGCCGGCGGCGGGATGGTGACCGTGCGCATCACCGGCGCGCTCGAGATCAAGGAGATCCGCATCGACCCGGACGCGGTGGATCCCGAGGACGTGGAGATGCTCCAGGACATGGTCCTCGCCGCCACCAACGAGGCGATCCGCTCCGCGCAGGAACTGGCCGAGTCGCGGCTCGGCGGCGCGATGGGCGGCCTCGGCGGACCGGGCGGGCTCGACCTCGGCGGCCTGGGTCTGCCCGGCTTCTAA
- a CDS encoding DUF3891 family protein — protein MLIREEQDGSFLAIGQASHAWLSGQLARAWGNERFGAVEPWEEVCLGAEQHDVGWAEWDLHPELDPGTGRPHTFISLPLPQKLELWSRAARKVISQSRYAALLVSMHGTALFERWPPKGHDALLRSFLDEQHALQRDLAAGFDPEELRRNQKLVFAWDYISLALCLDWAPAEVKDVPTASGEPVTLELGEDGVLDPWPFRADAVHLKVDGRRWNGSFEASPPITLEFTLRPRR, from the coding sequence ATGTTGATCAGAGAGGAGCAGGACGGCAGCTTCCTCGCGATCGGACAGGCCTCGCACGCATGGCTCTCCGGTCAGCTCGCGCGCGCGTGGGGTAACGAGCGCTTCGGCGCGGTGGAGCCGTGGGAGGAGGTGTGTCTCGGCGCCGAGCAGCACGACGTGGGCTGGGCCGAGTGGGATCTCCACCCGGAGCTCGATCCCGGCACCGGCCGCCCGCACACGTTCATCTCGCTGCCTCTGCCCCAGAAGCTCGAGCTGTGGTCGCGAGCGGCGCGCAAGGTGATCAGCCAGAGCCGCTACGCGGCTCTCCTCGTGTCGATGCACGGCACGGCGCTGTTCGAGAGGTGGCCGCCAAAGGGCCACGACGCGCTCCTGCGCAGCTTTCTCGACGAGCAGCACGCACTGCAGCGCGACCTGGCGGCCGGTTTCGACCCTGAGGAGCTGCGCCGCAATCAGAAGCTCGTATTCGCGTGGGACTACATCTCGCTCGCGCTCTGCCTCGACTGGGCGCCGGCGGAGGTGAAGGACGTGCCAACCGCCTCGGGCGAGCCGGTCACGCTCGAGCTTGGGGAGGACGGTGTGCTCGATCCCTGGCCATTCCGCGCGGACGCCGTGCACCTCAAGGTGGATGGCCGCCGCTGGAACGGAAGCTTCGAGGCCTCGCCTCCCATCACGCTCGAGTTCACGCTCCGACCCCGGCGCTAG
- the recR gene encoding recombination mediator RecR, with protein sequence MLSPPVNRLITELARLPGIGQRTAQRLAFHILRVPNDEALALADAIREVKETVTQCEVCFNLAVGPRCRICEDERRDPAVICVVEEPSDVIPIERTNEFNGRYHVLGGALSPIDGIDPEDIRLAELFTRVEGAGTNGDGVREIVVATNSTTTGEATALYIAEELHQRAPSVAVTRLASGLPVGADLEYADEITLGKALRGRREL encoded by the coding sequence TTGCTCTCGCCGCCCGTCAATCGCCTGATCACGGAGCTTGCGCGTCTGCCCGGCATCGGCCAGCGCACGGCGCAGCGGCTCGCGTTCCACATCCTGCGCGTGCCGAACGACGAGGCGCTCGCCCTCGCCGACGCCATCCGCGAGGTGAAGGAGACCGTGACCCAATGCGAGGTGTGCTTCAACCTCGCGGTCGGCCCACGCTGCCGCATCTGCGAGGACGAGCGCCGGGACCCGGCCGTGATCTGCGTGGTGGAGGAGCCGAGCGACGTGATCCCGATCGAGCGCACCAACGAGTTCAACGGCCGCTACCACGTGCTCGGCGGCGCGCTCTCGCCGATCGATGGCATCGACCCTGAGGACATCCGCCTCGCGGAGCTCTTCACGCGCGTGGAAGGCGCCGGCACGAATGGCGACGGCGTGCGCGAGATAGTGGTGGCCACGAACTCCACCACCACCGGCGAGGCCACCGCGCTCTACATCGCAGAGGAGCTTCACCAGCGCGCGCCGTCGGTGGCGGTCACGCGCCTGGCGAGCGGCCTGCCCGTGGGCGCCGACCTCGAGTACGCCGACGAGATCACGCTCGGCAAGGCGCTGCGCGGGCGCCGCGAGCTCTAG
- a CDS encoding response regulator transcription factor: protein MERTRVLVADDDADVRGLLAAFVSSDPTFKLVGVAADADEAIALANEHKPDAALLDVSMPGGGGLRVVRELQAYSPQTSVVALSAYDERNIVIEMLQAGAMSYLVKGATREQILQSLHRSIEARSKLA, encoded by the coding sequence ATGGAGCGGACACGTGTTCTTGTTGCCGATGATGACGCGGACGTCCGCGGGCTTCTGGCTGCCTTTGTGAGCTCGGATCCCACCTTCAAGCTCGTGGGAGTGGCCGCGGATGCCGACGAGGCGATCGCGCTGGCCAACGAGCACAAGCCGGACGCCGCACTTCTCGACGTGAGCATGCCCGGTGGCGGGGGCCTTCGCGTGGTGCGTGAGCTGCAGGCCTACTCGCCGCAGACGAGCGTGGTGGCGCTGTCCGCCTACGACGAGCGCAACATCGTGATCGAGATGCTCCAGGCCGGGGCGATGAGCTACCTCGTGAAGGGCGCCACGCGCGAGCAGATCCTGCAGTCACTGCACCGCTCGATCGAGGCGCGCTCGAAGCTGGCCTGA
- a CDS encoding aspartate kinase — METVVMKFGGTSVADAERIKRAANRIVAAREEGNRVVAVLSARGKTTDQLVAMAHEVSERPHPREMDMLLSTGERISCALAAMVINDLGHEAISLTGSQAGIVTDTSHTKARILDVRADRIKTALDEGKVVLVAGFQGVSTTADVTTLGRGGSDTTAVALAAALGADVCEIYTDVSGVYSADPRIVPGARKLRQVSFEEMLEMAASGARVLQLRSVEYARNHGVRIHCRSSFLDEPGTFVVTEQETMEHPLVTAVTHSTDEARITLTGLPDRPGVAGRVLTAMAEANVNVDMIIQNEPESEGHGADMSFTVPRADLVIAREKLEEIKAELGFGAVVSDPTMGQVSLVGAGMKSHPGVAAKAFSVIGDAGINIEMISTSPIKISCVIRQDDVQKAVVELASAFGLDSDAVKREDVQGDHRPVVS; from the coding sequence ATGGAGACGGTGGTCATGAAATTCGGCGGGACCTCCGTGGCGGACGCCGAACGGATCAAGCGCGCCGCGAACCGGATCGTGGCCGCCCGCGAGGAGGGCAACCGCGTGGTGGCCGTGCTGTCCGCGCGCGGCAAGACCACCGATCAGCTCGTGGCGATGGCACATGAGGTGTCTGAGCGCCCGCACCCCCGCGAGATGGACATGCTGCTCTCCACGGGCGAGCGCATCTCGTGCGCGCTTGCCGCCATGGTCATAAACGACCTCGGCCACGAGGCGATCTCGCTCACCGGCTCCCAGGCGGGCATCGTCACCGACACCTCGCACACCAAGGCGCGCATCCTCGACGTCCGCGCGGACCGCATAAAAACCGCGCTCGACGAGGGCAAGGTGGTGCTCGTGGCCGGCTTCCAGGGCGTGTCCACCACCGCCGACGTGACGACGCTCGGCCGCGGCGGCTCCGACACCACGGCGGTGGCACTCGCCGCGGCGCTCGGCGCCGACGTATGCGAGATCTACACCGACGTGTCGGGGGTGTACAGCGCGGATCCGCGCATCGTTCCCGGCGCGCGCAAGCTGCGCCAGGTGTCGTTCGAGGAGATGCTCGAGATGGCCGCAAGCGGCGCGCGCGTGCTGCAGCTGCGCTCGGTCGAGTACGCCCGCAACCACGGCGTGCGCATCCACTGCAGATCAAGCTTTCTCGATGAACCCGGTACCTTCGTCGTGACAGAACAGGAAACGATGGAACACCCACTCGTCACCGCAGTCACCCATTCCACAGACGAGGCCCGCATCACTCTCACGGGCCTCCCAGACCGCCCAGGCGTTGCCGGTCGCGTGCTCACGGCTATGGCCGAGGCCAACGTGAACGTGGACATGATCATCCAGAACGAGCCCGAGTCCGAGGGGCACGGGGCGGACATGTCGTTCACCGTCCCCCGTGCCGACCTCGTGATCGCGCGCGAGAAGCTCGAGGAGATCAAGGCCGAGCTCGGCTTTGGCGCCGTGGTCAGCGACCCCACGATGGGGCAGGTGTCGCTGGTCGGCGCTGGAATGAAGAGTCATCCGGGCGTCGCGGCCAAGGCCTTCAGCGTGATCGGAGACGCCGGGATCAACATCGAGATGATCTCCACCTCGCCCATCAAGATCTCGTGCGTCATCCGTCAGGACGACGTGCAGAAGGCAGTGGTGGAGCTGGCTTCCGCGTTCGGGTTGGACAGCGACGCGGTGAAGCGCGAGGACGTGCAGGGCGACCACAGGCCGGTGGTGTCATGA